The Methanocaldococcus sp. DNA window TAATTATTTTATATAAAATTTTAATTAGATTGTAAGAGGGGTATTAATGGAATTTACAATAAGGGCTAAGGGGCATAAAAATATCTCAGCAACTCATAAAACAACCTTGGAGATTACAAAAGAAGATTATTTAACACCAACAGGACATTGCATTATAGGAATAGAGGCAAATAAATCTATGTTTGATTTTACAGATGAATTTAAAGAAAAACTTAGAAATGCTAAAAAAATCATTGTGGAAATTGAAGTTGAAGGAATAAAAGATACAATAATAGGAGAAGGGCACAAAGATTTAATTTTAAACCATCCAACAGACATAGTAATTAGAAAGAGTAACTATATATGTCCAAGAACGTTAATGATTAATGCAAACAAATCAGCAAAAGATATTAATAGAAAAATTGTAAAAAAATTAAAAGAAGGCAAAAAATTAATTTTCAGAATAAAAATAGATGATTAAAATCTTGAAATTTTTTGTAATAACATTCCTTCCACTTTAACAGGATATAATATTCTTGCCAATTTTGCAGCAGATTTTAATCTTTCCTCAGAATCCGAGTATATTGTATATAAAACATCTCCCTTTTCTACTTTATTTCCAACCTTTACATTTAAATAAACACCAGCCTTTTTATCATTTGGAGCTCCTGCCTCTTTGGTAATTCTTGTGATTCCAGAATTAGATACTCTTGTTATATATCCATCAATTGGAGAATATATATCAGTGTAGTATTTTCCAACTTCAATTTCATCAGAACTAACCTCTTTCCCTCCCTGAGCAATAATAATTTCCATAAATTTATCATGTGCCTTACCCTTTGCTAATATATCCTCAGCCATGTATTTTCCTTCTCCAGGGGGAGATACTCTACCCATTTCTAATAAAATTCCTGCAAGAGATATAGATTTCTCAACTAAACTTGTTGGTGCTTGTTTGTAATCTTCTAATGCCAATAATGCCTCTTTTGCTTCTAATGCTGGACCTATTGCCCTTCCAATTGGTTGACCCCCATAGGTAATAGCACATTCAGTAACTATTTTTAATCTTTCGCTTAACTCAATAAAGTTCCTTGCTAAACTTGATGCCTCTTTTATACTTTTAACCTTTGCTCCATAGCCAGTTGGAATATCAATTAATAATTTATTAACACCCATTGCTAATTTTTTAGCCATAACACTTGACAATAATAGTGGCTTGGGATCTATCCCCAAAGGTCTCTCTACATTTATAGTTATATCGTCTGCGGGGGCCAATTCTAATGCCCCTCCCCAAACCATACATCCGTTAGTTTCTTTAACTACTCTTTTTATCTCTTCAATAGTTAGATCTACTCTTGTTAATACTTCAACAACATCCGCTGTTCCTGCGGCAGATGTTATTGCCCTTGAAGATGTTTTTGGAATCTTTAAGCCAGTAGATGCAACGATAGGAACTACAAGTAAAGCATATTTATTTCCAGGAACTCCACCAATTGAATGCACATCATATATTTGCGTCTCCCAACTAACCATTTTTCCAGTTTCAGCCATTCTAATTGTCATTGCCTCAATTTCGTCCATATCCATTCCATTTATATATAAAGATGTAACAAAGGCAGAAATTTCAATATTTGTTAATTTTCCATCAACCATTTCATCAATAATTGCAAAAATTTCTTCTTTTTTTAATTTATTACCATCCATTTTTTTTCTTATATATGCAAGAGATCTTGGTCTATCCGCGTGTCTTATTGTAACTATATCTCCTTCTTTAACATTTAACTCCTTAACAAGTTTTTTAGGCAATCCTACTTCTCCTCTATTTATCAAACTGGTTGAAGAATACAAAACGCCAATAACTTCCTTATCATTAAATTTAACTACTACTCTATCCTGAGGAAAGTATTGGGAACTTTTTAAATCTTCAGAATTTATTAAAACTAAATTCTCCAAGTCAATGTCTAATACTCTAACTTTCAAAAATAACATACTAATCCCCATCTGAATTATTTTTAATCTATTATTTTTATTTAAGATTATATAAAAATATTGAATGAATATTGAATGTAATTATTAACTTTAGAGGGTGAGACCAATGAAGTTAATAAAAAAATTGATGCCATTAAATAATGCCGAAAAAATAGTTTTTAATAATTTATCTGAATATATTGAAAAAAATAAAAAAATTAAAAAAGCTAATCTTATCGAGTCATTAAATAGAGTGTTATGTGAAGATATTATTTCTCCTATTGACTTACCATATTTTAATAGAGCGGCAATGGATGGATATGCAGTTATTGCTGAAGATACATTTGGGGCTTCTGAAACAAATCCTATAATACTAAATCTTGTTAATAATGATGAAATATTTTCAGGAGAGGCTAAAAAAATATTTACTGGAGAAAAATTACCAAAAAACGCTGATGCCGTAGTTATGAAAGAATTTTGTAACGAAGTTAAAGACTTTGTAGAAATTTATAAAAGCGTTCATCCTAATGAAAATGTATCAAAAGTTGGTGAGGATGTCAAAAAGGGAGAGATTGTTTTAAAAAAAGGAACTTTAATTAATCCATATCATTTAAATTTACTATCTTCATTAGGAATTAAAAAAGTTAATGTTTATGACTTAAAATTTGGAATAATCCCTACTGGGGATGAACTTGTTAGTTTAGAAGAGATTGAGAATATTGAGGAAGATATTAAAAAATTAAATGGAAAAGTTATAAATTCCAATGTGTATATGCTATATGGTTTAGTAAAAAATCTTGGATTTAATGGAAAAATTTATGATATAGTTGAAGATAACAGAGATTCATTAAAAAATACTATAAAATTAGCATTAAAAGAAAATGACATTTTATTAATAACTGGTGGAACTTCTGTAAGTGAGAGGGATATAACGGTAGAGACAGTTAAAGAGTTAGGTAACATTTTAATTCATGGAGTAAATATAAGGCCAGGAAAACCTTTTGGTTTAGGAGTTGTAAATAAAAAATTAATATTTATGCTATCTGGCTATCCAGTAGCGTCAGCAGTTCAATTTGAATTGTTTATTCAAAGATTTTTCACAAAAAGGAAAAAAATAATAATGCCTTTAAAAAGAAACATTGCCTCAGAACTTGGTAGAGTTGATTTTGTAAGAGTGAAAATAGATAAATATGTTGATCCTATAAGAATAACAGGAAGTGGAGTTATATCTTCATTAACAAGAAGTGATGGCTATATACTAATTCCAGAAAATGTTGAAGGTTATGAAAAAGGAGAGTTTGTAGAAGTTTATTTATTTTAAGGGGTGGTTATATTGGATGTTTGGATTGACTTAACAAATGCTCCTCATGTTCATTATTTTTGTCAATTAATAAAAAAATTTGAAAAGGAAGGAATAGAATATTTATTAACTTACAGAGATTCAAAAAATTTAGATAAATTAGTTAAAATTTACAATTTTGTAGGAAAATGTATAGGAAAGCATGGAAAAACATTAAAAGAAAAATTAATTTTTTACGCTGAGAGAGTTATTGGTTTATCTGAATTAATATCTAATGTAGAACCAAAAGTGGCAATAGCAAAACATTCAGTAGAATTGCCAAGAGTTGCCTTTGGCTTAAACATTCCAATTATTTTTGTTGTAGATAATGAATATGCAGAGGCTCAGAATAGATTAACTCTTCCATTGGCAAATGAAATTATAAAACCAATAGCAACTGATGAAAAAAAACTTAAAGATTGCGGAGGAAGAAATTTTATAAACTTTGATGGAACTTGCGAAGTGGCAAATGTAAATTCTCGATTAAAGGGCTATTACCCGATAGATAACGATATTCTAAAAAAATTAGATATTGATAATAATAGACCTACAATAGTTATGAGACCATGTCCAAATTCTTCCTATTGTAATGGACACAAGGATATTTTGCCAGATATTATAAAAGAACTAAAAAAAAGAATTGACTGTAATATAGTAGTTTTTCCAAGAGATGATTATCAGAGAATAAATTATGAGAAACTTAATGTTATTGTTCCTAAGGAAGCAATTGATGCCTTATCTTTATTATATCACTCTGATTTTATGATTGGAGCAGGAGGAACTATGAATAGAGAGAGTGCTATTCTTGGAATTCCAACAATATCCTGCTATCCTCAAGAATTACTTGGAGTTGATAAATATTTAATTGAAAAAGGTAGAATGGTCCATACTAATAATATTAAGGAGATAATTAATTATGTTGAAGATAACTTAGGGAAAAAATTAGGAGTTATTGAGTTAGAAGACCCTACTGATTTGATGCTCGAAAGAGTTTTTACTTATCTATAATAGAGTAATATTTATACTCGGGACTTGATAATATCAAATCATAAAAAAATTTTGTTTTTTATTATAGTAATATTACAATTTTGATATTTTTCATATTACTATAATATTTTTGGTATTTTTATGATTTTATAATATTGAATTGAAAATTTACCGGGAGTCAGTATTATTTTTAAAAAAGATGTGAATATAAAAATGTATGAGTTTAATAGGAAATAAAGGATATTTTGCCTTTCTTTTATGCCTAAAAAATTATAATTATATCGGAAGATTTAAATTTATATTGCATATTTGTAATATGTTTTTAAAAAATTTTCATATTTACATAATATTTATACTCGAAACTTAATAATATCAAATCATAAGAAAATTCTGTTTTTTATTATACTCTATGAAGATTTTGAAATTTTTCATATTGTTATAATATTTTTTCGATATTTATATGATTTTATAATATTCAGATCGAAATTTTCCCGAGGGTCGTTATTACTCTTAAAAAAGATGTAAATATAGGAATTCATAAATATTTTATACTATTAAAAATAAAAAATTTAAATGCTTTTGTCCCCTTTGGGGCTTGATTTTAAACATTAATGCATTTTGATGGGTTAAGTTTTGTGGAGGTTAATTTCCATCCCCTTTGGGGCTTGATTTTAAACTTTTTGTATGTGCAGTTGTGGTTAATTAACAATACAAAATTTCCATCCCCTTTGGGGCTTGATTTTAAACGATAGAAATTATCGACTGTTCAGATAATGAGGAAATGGGCTTAATTTCCATCCCCTTTGGGGCTTGATTTTAAACAGGACACAATTTGAAGAGATAATTTTCTAAAATTACTTTATTATACTTCTTTATATAGGGGTTATGGTTCGAAGGGTCAATAACTGCTATTATTTATATACCTCCGAACTTATATATAAACTTTTCTATTCTTAATTATTACTTTAAAAATCCTTAAAATTCTTAATACTAATTTAATTATCGGGGGAAATTGAAGATAGAAACAATTAAATAAAATCTCTAAAAAATCCCAATAATTTAATAAAGTCAAATACTCAAATTAATTAAAATAGGCGACCCTCCGAAATTTCCTAAAAATTTTTGAAATCAAAAAATAATAAATTAAAATCCCCTAAATCAAAAAATAAAAATTTTTAGCGAGAGAGGGTATATTAAAAGCATAAATTATTTTACATTATATAGACAGATATAGCCAAAGATATATATAAATGACTTAAATAAAAACAATAAAAATTATTGAATAGGGATAAAATGGTTGATTCTAATTTTGATATTTCTCTATGGGTTAAGATGATTAAGGAAG harbors:
- a CDS encoding molybdopterin molybdotransferase MoeA; the encoded protein is MKLIKKLMPLNNAEKIVFNNLSEYIEKNKKIKKANLIESLNRVLCEDIISPIDLPYFNRAAMDGYAVIAEDTFGASETNPIILNLVNNDEIFSGEAKKIFTGEKLPKNADAVVMKEFCNEVKDFVEIYKSVHPNENVSKVGEDVKKGEIVLKKGTLINPYHLNLLSSLGIKKVNVYDLKFGIIPTGDELVSLEEIENIEEDIKKLNGKVINSNVYMLYGLVKNLGFNGKIYDIVEDNRDSLKNTIKLALKENDILLITGGTSVSERDITVETVKELGNILIHGVNIRPGKPFGLGVVNKKLIFMLSGYPVASAVQFELFIQRFFTKRKKIIMPLKRNIASELGRVDFVRVKIDKYVDPIRITGSGVISSLTRSDGYILIPENVEGYEKGEFVEVYLF
- a CDS encoding AMP phosphorylase — its product is MLFLKVRVLDIDLENLVLINSEDLKSSQYFPQDRVVVKFNDKEVIGVLYSSTSLINRGEVGLPKKLVKELNVKEGDIVTIRHADRPRSLAYIRKKMDGNKLKKEEIFAIIDEMVDGKLTNIEISAFVTSLYINGMDMDEIEAMTIRMAETGKMVSWETQIYDVHSIGGVPGNKYALLVVPIVASTGLKIPKTSSRAITSAAGTADVVEVLTRVDLTIEEIKRVVKETNGCMVWGGALELAPADDITINVERPLGIDPKPLLLSSVMAKKLAMGVNKLLIDIPTGYGAKVKSIKEASSLARNFIELSERLKIVTECAITYGGQPIGRAIGPALEAKEALLALEDYKQAPTSLVEKSISLAGILLEMGRVSPPGEGKYMAEDILAKGKAHDKFMEIIIAQGGKEVSSDEIEVGKYYTDIYSPIDGYITRVSNSGITRITKEAGAPNDKKAGVYLNVKVGNKVEKGDVLYTIYSDSEERLKSAAKLARILYPVKVEGMLLQKISRF
- a CDS encoding DUF371 domain-containing protein, with translation MEFTIRAKGHKNISATHKTTLEITKEDYLTPTGHCIIGIEANKSMFDFTDEFKEKLRNAKKIIVEIEVEGIKDTIIGEGHKDLILNHPTDIVIRKSNYICPRTLMINANKSAKDINRKIVKKLKEGKKLIFRIKIDD
- a CDS encoding DUF354 domain-containing protein, which translates into the protein MDVWIDLTNAPHVHYFCQLIKKFEKEGIEYLLTYRDSKNLDKLVKIYNFVGKCIGKHGKTLKEKLIFYAERVIGLSELISNVEPKVAIAKHSVELPRVAFGLNIPIIFVVDNEYAEAQNRLTLPLANEIIKPIATDEKKLKDCGGRNFINFDGTCEVANVNSRLKGYYPIDNDILKKLDIDNNRPTIVMRPCPNSSYCNGHKDILPDIIKELKKRIDCNIVVFPRDDYQRINYEKLNVIVPKEAIDALSLLYHSDFMIGAGGTMNRESAILGIPTISCYPQELLGVDKYLIEKGRMVHTNNIKEIINYVEDNLGKKLGVIELEDPTDLMLERVFTYL